In a single window of the Bacillota bacterium genome:
- a CDS encoding ATPase, whose protein sequence is MGFVLIVMVFLILSIIGLGICYIKRGISGKNAKKILGINIISIFSLLIFATVLMISNAASAQGQDAAPSQEVNGLGLLAAALSTGLATIGAGIAVAISSSAALGAISEDSGLLGKTLIFVGLAEGIAIYGLIVSILILGRL, encoded by the coding sequence ATGGGTTTTGTATTGATAGTTATGGTTTTTCTGATTTTGTCGATAATAGGACTGGGTATTTGCTATATTAAGAGGGGTATTTCGGGGAAAAATGCCAAGAAGATACTAGGCATCAATATTATAAGTATCTTCAGCCTCTTGATTTTTGCTACGGTATTAATGATTTCAAATGCGGCTTCAGCACAAGGTCAAGATGCAGCACCTTCCCAGGAAGTAAATGGTTTGGGCTTGTTGGCGGCAGCCTTGTCTACAGGGCTTGCAACAATAGGCGCAGGTATAGCGGTTGCGATTTCAAGTTCGGCAGCCTTAGGAGCAATAAGCGAAGATTCGGGACTTTTGGGTAAAACACTGATATTTGTGGGCCTTGCAGAAGGTATTGCCATATATGGACTTATAGTGTCCATATTGATACTGGGTAGGCTATAA
- a CDS encoding ATP synthase subunit F, which produces MRMFLISDNIDTQTGMMLAGVEGVVVHKEDEVRAALDKALKDRSIAIILITEKLVGLVPDYIKYIKLNIKSPLILEIPDRHGTNRPADSITRYIKEAIGLKI; this is translated from the coding sequence ATGAGAATGTTCCTTATAAGTGACAATATTGATACCCAAACGGGTATGATGCTGGCTGGAGTCGAAGGAGTTGTGGTGCACAAGGAAGATGAAGTGCGTGCTGCCCTTGATAAGGCATTAAAAGACAGGAGTATTGCAATAATATTAATTACTGAAAAGCTTGTAGGATTAGTACCTGATTATATTAAATATATTAAGCTTAATATAAAATCTCCCCTTATCCTTGAAATACCAGACAGGCACGGCACAAACAGGCCGGCAGATTCAATTACAAGATATATAAAAGAAGCTATTGGACTTAAGATATAA
- a CDS encoding V-type ATP synthase subunit A yields the protein MCRINGPVVKARGNSNFKMYETVLVGNRRLIGEVIGLEENITTIQVYEVTTGLKVGEPVIPTGKPLSVRLAPGIIGNIFDGIERPLPSIEKEAGHFITRGIEVNSLNNKRRWPVHMLAKAGDYVHGGMIIAEVPETPLVIHRVMVPPGIEGVVVDVVPDGNYTIEEVLVRVSESQKGKGDIREITMLQEWPVRKSRPYRKRLPINEPLITGQRVIDTFFPIGKGGTAAIPGGFGTGKTMTQHQIAKWSDADIIVYIGCGERGNEMTEVLEDFPKLMDPNTGRPLMERTVLIANTSNMPVAAREASIYTGITLAEYYRDMGYNVAVMADSTSRWAEALREISGRLEEMPAEEGFPAYLSSRLSEFYERAGKVENLCGLPGSVSIIGAVSPQGGDFSEPVTQNTRRYIRCFWGLDRQLAYSRHYPAINWLSSYSEYTTLLSTWYEENVNPDFIKYRAEMLKILREEGRLVEIVKLVGSDILADDQKLILESGRAIRLGFLQQAAFHPVDTYVSLKKQFLMMDTILFLHNRASEIIKRGIPISQIKELGLFEEVIEMKYTIGNEELEKFEEVKKKIDNILSRFERS from the coding sequence ATATGCAGAATTAATGGACCGGTGGTAAAGGCACGAGGTAATTCAAATTTCAAAATGTATGAAACGGTGCTGGTGGGGAATAGAAGACTAATAGGTGAAGTAATAGGCCTGGAGGAAAATATTACTACTATCCAGGTTTATGAGGTTACGACAGGATTGAAAGTGGGGGAACCTGTAATACCTACAGGGAAGCCTCTTTCTGTACGGCTTGCTCCCGGAATAATTGGAAATATTTTTGACGGGATAGAAAGACCTCTTCCTAGTATTGAAAAGGAGGCTGGGCACTTTATCACCCGGGGAATAGAAGTAAACTCCCTTAACAATAAAAGAAGGTGGCCGGTCCACATGCTGGCAAAAGCTGGGGATTACGTACATGGAGGTATGATTATAGCTGAGGTTCCTGAAACTCCTCTTGTTATACACAGGGTGATGGTTCCTCCCGGTATAGAGGGAGTGGTGGTTGATGTAGTACCTGACGGGAATTACACAATAGAGGAAGTATTGGTACGAGTTTCAGAATCTCAAAAGGGTAAAGGTGATATTAGGGAAATAACAATGCTTCAAGAATGGCCTGTAAGAAAATCCAGGCCTTATAGGAAGAGACTGCCTATTAATGAACCGCTTATAACAGGCCAGCGCGTTATAGATACATTTTTCCCCATTGGGAAAGGAGGAACTGCGGCCATTCCGGGCGGTTTCGGTACAGGGAAGACCATGACCCAACACCAGATTGCAAAATGGTCTGACGCAGACATCATTGTGTATATTGGTTGTGGTGAACGGGGAAATGAAATGACTGAAGTCTTGGAAGATTTCCCCAAACTTATGGACCCTAATACGGGAAGGCCATTAATGGAGCGTACTGTTTTGATAGCAAATACTTCAAACATGCCGGTTGCAGCGAGAGAAGCCTCTATATATACAGGAATAACTCTGGCGGAGTATTATAGGGATATGGGATATAATGTTGCCGTAATGGCGGATTCTACCTCAAGATGGGCAGAAGCTTTAAGGGAGATATCGGGAAGGCTTGAAGAAATGCCTGCAGAAGAAGGATTTCCGGCTTATCTTTCCAGCAGGCTGTCTGAATTTTATGAGCGTGCCGGGAAGGTTGAAAATTTATGCGGCTTACCGGGCTCTGTGTCTATTATAGGTGCTGTGTCGCCGCAGGGCGGCGATTTTTCCGAACCTGTAACCCAGAATACCCGGCGTTATATCAGATGCTTCTGGGGACTTGACAGACAGCTTGCATATTCCAGGCATTATCCTGCAATAAACTGGCTGTCAAGCTATAGCGAGTACACAACCCTGTTAAGCACATGGTACGAGGAAAACGTAAACCCCGATTTCATTAAATACCGTGCTGAAATGTTAAAGATACTGCGGGAAGAGGGAAGACTTGTTGAGATAGTTAAACTGGTGGGCAGTGATATATTGGCAGATGACCAGAAACTTATACTTGAAAGCGGGAGGGCAATTAGGTTAGGCTTCCTCCAACAGGCAGCATTTCACCCTGTAGATACTTATGTTTCCCTTAAGAAACAGTTTTTAATGATGGATACTATTTTGTTTTTACACAATAGGGCCAGTGAGATAATAAAGAGAGGAATTCCAATTTCCCAAATTAAAGAATTAGGACTTTTTGAAGAAGTCATTGAAATGAAATATACAATCGGGAATGAAGAGCTTGAGAAGTTTGAAGAGGTAAAGAAGAAAATTGACAATATATTAAGCAGATTTGAGAGGAGTTAG
- a CDS encoding V-type ATP synthase subunit B — MPIEYLGVKNIAGPLVILEGVKDASYEELVEITVNDNEMRLGKIIDISDNIAVIQVFQGTTDISLKNTKIRTLGRPMEFPLSPEILGRVFDGLGRPIDGLGRIYPDAMMDINGSPINPVSRKYPRDYIETGISVIDGLTTLIRGQKLPIFSGSGLTHNELAAQIVRQARLPRKEDTGFAVVFAAMGVKHDVAEYFRASFEQSGVLQKVVMFLNLTSDPPAERIVTPRCALTAAEYLAFELGMHVLVILTDMTAYCEALREISSSKDEIPSRKGFPGYMYSDLASIYERAGMLKGREGSITQIPILTMPNDDITHPIPDLTGYITEGQIVFDRGLYQNGVYPPISVLPSLSRLMKDSIGEGFTREDHYACATQLFASYAKVQEVRALASIIGEEELGEVDKLYMEFGRAFENEFISQKMDEDRTIDQTLDLGWKILGILPAKELDRVDKEILEKYYRTYKQAGRE; from the coding sequence ATGCCTATAGAGTATTTGGGCGTTAAAAATATTGCAGGTCCTCTGGTTATACTGGAGGGTGTTAAGGATGCGTCTTATGAAGAACTGGTAGAAATAACGGTTAACGATAATGAAATGCGCCTTGGCAAAATTATTGATATATCGGACAATATAGCTGTAATTCAAGTTTTTCAGGGAACAACAGATATATCCCTGAAAAACACTAAAATACGTACATTGGGACGTCCTATGGAGTTTCCGCTTTCGCCTGAAATCCTTGGAAGGGTTTTTGATGGACTCGGAAGACCAATAGATGGCCTTGGCAGAATATACCCGGATGCAATGATGGATATTAATGGCAGTCCTATAAACCCCGTATCCAGAAAATATCCCAGGGACTATATAGAAACCGGTATATCTGTCATTGATGGTCTTACAACTCTTATAAGAGGACAGAAGCTGCCCATATTTTCAGGAAGCGGACTTACCCATAATGAACTGGCGGCGCAAATAGTGCGCCAGGCCAGGCTCCCTAGAAAGGAAGATACAGGTTTTGCCGTTGTATTCGCAGCTATGGGTGTAAAGCATGATGTTGCAGAATATTTCAGGGCCAGTTTTGAACAAAGCGGAGTATTGCAAAAGGTTGTTATGTTTCTAAATCTGACAAGCGACCCTCCTGCTGAAAGGATAGTTACTCCACGGTGTGCCCTTACTGCTGCGGAGTATCTTGCCTTTGAATTGGGAATGCATGTACTGGTAATACTTACCGATATGACTGCATATTGTGAGGCTCTTCGGGAGATATCTTCTTCCAAGGACGAAATTCCCAGTAGAAAAGGATTTCCAGGTTATATGTACAGTGATTTAGCATCAATATATGAAAGAGCAGGCATGCTGAAAGGAAGGGAAGGATCTATAACCCAGATACCAATTCTTACCATGCCTAATGATGATATAACCCATCCCATACCGGACTTGACGGGATATATAACCGAAGGGCAAATAGTGTTTGACAGGGGTTTGTACCAAAATGGAGTATATCCTCCCATATCGGTACTTCCTTCTCTTTCCAGGCTTATGAAAGACAGTATCGGAGAAGGGTTTACGAGGGAAGATCATTATGCTTGTGCAACCCAGCTTTTTGCTTCATATGCAAAAGTCCAGGAAGTAAGGGCGCTGGCTTCCATAATCGGAGAGGAAGAATTGGGGGAAGTTGACAAATTGTATATGGAATTTGGAAGGGCCTTTGAAAACGAATTTATATCCCAGAAAATGGATGAAGATAGAACAATAGACCAGACGCTGGATTTGGGGTGGAAGATATTAGGAATTCTTCCGGCAAAAGAACTTGACAGGGTTGATAAAGAAATTCTCGAAAAATATTACAGGACATATAAACAAGCAGGAAGGGAGTAG
- a CDS encoding V-type ATP synthase subunit D, whose product MDVSAFPTKGNLIKARSSLQLSIQGYEMLDKKRNMLINEVMSLIKRAEEIQSKIDMVFSDAYRALQRANISLGINTVRQIGVSIPEENNIRLEFRSVMGIEIPVITEEEKEPGTVGASYSLLRTNYFLDEAYINFNKVKKLILEMAEIENTIFRLANHIKKTQKRVNALQNIIIPRYKNLVNYIQSFLEEKEREEFVRLHVIKEKMTADI is encoded by the coding sequence ATGGATGTTTCAGCTTTTCCTACAAAAGGGAACCTCATTAAAGCACGTTCCAGCCTCCAACTGTCAATACAGGGCTATGAAATGCTGGATAAAAAAAGAAACATGCTGATAAACGAAGTGATGTCCCTGATAAAGCGAGCCGAAGAAATACAGTCAAAAATTGACATGGTTTTCAGTGATGCTTACAGGGCATTGCAAAGGGCTAATATCTCCCTCGGTATTAATACTGTTCGCCAGATTGGAGTTTCAATACCCGAAGAAAATAATATCAGGTTGGAATTCAGAAGTGTAATGGGTATAGAAATACCTGTAATAACTGAAGAAGAAAAAGAACCTGGAACTGTAGGGGCCAGCTATAGTTTATTAAGGACTAACTATTTTCTGGATGAGGCATATATAAACTTTAATAAAGTAAAAAAGCTTATATTGGAAATGGCTGAGATTGAAAACACGATTTTCAGGCTGGCAAACCATATTAAAAAGACCCAAAAAAGGGTAAATGCATTACAAAATATAATTATACCAAGATATAAAAATTTGGTGAATTATATACAAAGTTTCCTGGAAGAAAAAGAACGTGAAGAATTTGTCAGGTTACATGTTATAAAGGAGAAAATGACTGCCGACATTTAA
- a CDS encoding helix-turn-helix transcriptional regulator, which yields MRMDRNINQELKNYLSHLQVNLIVAAYTHCPVNWRDIDYIPDYNKFYFICNGEGWLKIGEQEFYPKPGQLFFMPAGVKQSYSTISNNTFVKYWCHFTAKIGDVNLYNFIRVPFFIDVINKKEVEKLFLKLIEFYERGEIASYLYAQSVLIEIFAYYIENIPKENLCFSPSLPIEKLNHVLRYIENNISCDLTIEQLAKMASFHPNYFIRFFKKHMGNSPINYINRIRMEKAKDLLIIKDMNITEIAYAIGFNDVYHFSKAFKKYTGFSPTEFRNIVKKTK from the coding sequence ATGAGAATGGATAGAAATATTAACCAGGAATTGAAAAACTATCTTTCACACTTGCAAGTCAACCTGATAGTTGCAGCCTATACTCACTGTCCCGTTAATTGGAGGGATATAGATTATATTCCTGATTACAATAAATTTTACTTTATTTGTAATGGAGAAGGGTGGCTCAAAATTGGAGAGCAGGAATTTTACCCTAAACCAGGCCAATTGTTTTTTATGCCTGCCGGAGTAAAACAGTCTTACTCTACAATAAGCAATAATACTTTTGTAAAGTACTGGTGCCACTTTACTGCAAAAATAGGTGATGTAAACTTATATAATTTTATCAGGGTCCCTTTTTTTATTGATGTTATTAATAAAAAAGAAGTTGAAAAACTTTTTTTGAAACTTATCGAGTTTTACGAAAGAGGAGAAATTGCTTCCTATCTTTATGCACAATCCGTACTGATTGAAATATTTGCATATTATATTGAAAATATTCCAAAGGAAAACCTCTGCTTTTCTCCTTCTTTACCTATAGAGAAACTAAACCATGTACTTCGGTACATAGAAAATAATATATCCTGTGACCTAACTATAGAGCAGCTTGCAAAAATGGCAAGTTTTCATCCTAACTATTTCATCAGGTTTTTTAAAAAGCACATGGGGAATTCGCCAATTAACTATATAAACAGAATAAGGATGGAGAAAGCCAAAGACCTTTTAATAATTAAAGATATGAATATTACAGAAATTGCTTATGCAATTGGTTTTAATGATGTATATCATTTTTCAAAAGCTTTTAAAAAATATACGGGTTTTTCTCCCACGGAATTTAGAAATATTGTAAAAAAAACCAAATGA
- a CDS encoding glycerate kinase produces the protein MKILLAPDSFKGSMTSIEIIDYLERAARQNFNPIEIVKVPIADGGEGTVDALTVLKGGEYRWVEVTGPLGEKVKAKYGIIEDKTAVIEMAQASGLPLIAPCDRNPLLTTTYGTGEIIKAALDEGIREFIIGIGGSATNDGGIGAAQALGIRFLDSKGNEVGFGGRELSRIKHINMENLDPRIKESSIVVICDVNNPLTGDKGATAVFGPQKGATEDMLLVLEKGMKNYAEVIRTQLGIDVDRIPGSGAAGGLGAAFICFLGAELKPGIDTILDFANFEQLLTDVDLVITGEGRIDGQSLFGKVPVGIARRCKKHGVKVVVIAGSMGDGAQAVYEYGIESIMTIINKDMSLEEAISRSKELLMDAADRMFRLIKLGMQLRNTDND, from the coding sequence ATGAAAATACTACTGGCACCTGATTCATTTAAAGGGTCCATGACATCCATAGAAATTATTGACTATCTTGAAAGAGCGGCAAGACAGAATTTTAACCCGATAGAAATAGTGAAGGTACCTATTGCCGACGGCGGAGAAGGTACTGTAGATGCCTTAACTGTATTAAAAGGCGGGGAATACAGATGGGTTGAAGTAACGGGACCTCTTGGAGAAAAAGTTAAAGCCAAGTATGGCATTATCGAAGACAAAACGGCAGTAATAGAAATGGCGCAGGCTTCAGGGTTGCCCTTAATAGCTCCTTGTGATAGGAATCCTTTATTAACTACAACTTATGGCACCGGCGAAATAATTAAGGCAGCCCTGGATGAGGGGATACGGGAATTTATTATTGGTATAGGAGGCAGTGCTACTAATGATGGGGGTATAGGTGCTGCCCAGGCATTAGGCATCCGATTCCTAGACAGTAAAGGGAATGAAGTTGGTTTTGGAGGAAGGGAGCTTTCAAGAATTAAACACATTAACATGGAGAATCTGGATCCAAGGATAAAAGAAAGTAGTATTGTCGTAATTTGTGATGTCAACAATCCTTTGACGGGAGATAAGGGTGCTACAGCAGTTTTTGGTCCCCAAAAAGGGGCAACTGAAGATATGCTTTTAGTATTGGAAAAGGGTATGAAAAATTATGCTGAAGTTATTCGTACCCAACTAGGCATAGATGTGGATAGAATACCGGGTTCAGGTGCTGCAGGAGGCCTTGGGGCTGCGTTTATATGTTTTTTGGGGGCTGAATTGAAGCCAGGTATTGATACTATACTTGATTTTGCAAATTTTGAACAGTTACTTACTGACGTAGACCTTGTCATAACCGGTGAAGGCAGAATTGACGGACAATCTCTATTTGGTAAAGTCCCTGTAGGTATAGCACGCCGGTGTAAAAAGCATGGCGTAAAAGTTGTAGTTATTGCAGGATCTATGGGAGATGGGGCTCAAGCAGTTTATGAATATGGAATTGAAAGTATAATGACAATAATTAATAAGGATATGAGCCTGGAGGAAGCTATATCAAGGTCAAAGGAATTACTGATGGATGCTGCCGACAGAATGTTCCGCTTAATTAAACTTGGTATGCAGTTAAGAAATACAGATAATGATTAA
- the nifJ gene encoding pyruvate:ferredoxin (flavodoxin) oxidoreductase gives MVRKETMDGNQAAAYASYALTEVAAIYPITPSSPMAEHVDEWSAGGMKNIFGQEVKVVEMQSEAGAAGAMHGSLAAGALATTYTASQGLLLMIPNIYKMVGELLPGVFHVSARAIATHALSIFGDHQDVMACRQTGVAMLASSNVQEVMDLAFIAHLSAIKSRVPFMHFFDGFRTSHEYQKIDIIDYEDIACLVDFEAVKEFRARALNPQHPVVRGTAQNPDIYFQGREAANRFYNSVPEIVKYYMDEYGKITGRQYDLFDYYGAPDAEYAVISMGSVCDTVDEVVSYLVNKGEKVGSVRVHLYRPFSEKHFIDKLPKTVRKIAVLDRTKEPGSAGEPLYLDVIKALYGYSPVPIIVGGRYGLGSKDTRPSQILSIFNNLKKNKPKDRFTIGIIDDVTGLSLPEEEMIDTTPEGTISCKFWGLGSDGTVGANKSAIKIIGDNTELYVQGYFSYDSKKSGGTTISHLRFGKKPIKSPYLIYRADYIACHNKAFIYHYDILKGLRENGTFVLNCPWKPEDLDEKLPASMKRYIARNNINFYVIDAITIASEIGLGNRINMIMQAAFFKLAKIIPLEDAVRFLKESIEKTYGRKGKDIVDMNKAAVDRGIEALVKVNVPPEWVKASDDSPNEAMGVGRNVTRVEPDFVKNIQRPIARHEGDELPVSAFKGMEDGSYPLGTTAYEKRGIAVMLPQWQMEKCIQCNRCSYVCPHATIRPFLLDEEEVKNAPDGFKTLKAMGKGLERYNYRIQVSPLDCTGCGNCADVCPAKGKALIMKPAEEEIENQKTNWEYAMTITEKKDLMELETLKGSQFARPLLEFNGACPGCGETPYIKLLTQLFGDRMIIANATGCSSIWGASAPSIAYTTNAEGKGPAWANSLFEDNAEYGYGMYLGVKQIREKLASLMEQVVNDRGRVNAGIKDEESPASSAQITEELKQAFREWVNSKDDGKASKIASDKILKILKNYNYSDNRIIEEIMEKKDFLVKPSVWIIGGDGWAYDIGFGGVDHVLALGENVNLFVMDTEVYSNTGGQSSKATPAAAVAKFASAGKKTAKKDLGLMAITYGHVYVAQISMGADMNQTIKAIVEAENYNGPSLIIAYSPCINHGIKTGMGTSIMEERKAVEAGYWHLYRYNPELKKQGKNPFILDSREPKSSFKDFIKGEIRYSQLMNTFPDIAGEMYELAEQNARERYEMYRQLADRD, from the coding sequence ATGGTAAGGAAAGAAACAATGGACGGAAACCAGGCTGCAGCGTATGCTTCCTATGCGTTGACGGAAGTAGCGGCCATATACCCTATTACACCTTCATCGCCCATGGCAGAGCATGTAGATGAATGGTCTGCAGGAGGTATGAAAAATATATTCGGACAGGAAGTCAAAGTTGTAGAAATGCAGTCAGAGGCTGGGGCAGCAGGAGCAATGCACGGATCTCTTGCAGCCGGTGCACTGGCAACTACCTACACTGCATCCCAGGGACTTCTTTTAATGATTCCAAACATATATAAAATGGTCGGTGAGCTATTGCCCGGAGTATTCCATGTAAGTGCTAGGGCCATAGCAACCCATGCTTTATCCATATTTGGTGATCACCAGGATGTAATGGCATGCCGTCAAACAGGGGTTGCAATGCTTGCATCTTCAAATGTACAGGAGGTTATGGATTTAGCTTTTATTGCCCACCTGTCGGCTATAAAATCCCGTGTGCCTTTTATGCATTTTTTTGATGGTTTTCGTACCTCGCATGAATACCAGAAAATTGACATAATTGACTACGAGGATATTGCATGTCTTGTAGATTTTGAGGCGGTAAAGGAATTCAGAGCAAGAGCATTAAACCCACAACATCCGGTGGTGAGAGGCACTGCACAGAATCCCGACATTTACTTTCAGGGCAGGGAAGCGGCAAACAGGTTTTATAATAGTGTGCCTGAAATTGTTAAATATTATATGGATGAATATGGGAAAATTACGGGAAGGCAATATGATCTGTTCGACTATTATGGAGCACCCGATGCAGAATACGCGGTAATATCCATGGGTTCAGTTTGCGATACTGTGGATGAAGTAGTCAGCTACCTTGTGAATAAGGGTGAAAAGGTTGGTTCAGTAAGGGTACATCTTTACAGGCCGTTCTCAGAAAAGCATTTTATTGATAAACTACCGAAAACGGTTAGAAAGATTGCTGTACTGGACAGGACAAAAGAACCGGGTTCTGCTGGAGAACCCTTATACTTGGATGTGATCAAGGCTTTATACGGGTATTCTCCGGTACCTATTATAGTGGGAGGAAGGTATGGTCTTGGTTCAAAAGATACAAGACCTTCCCAGATACTGTCAATATTTAACAATCTAAAAAAAAATAAACCCAAAGACCGTTTTACCATAGGTATAATTGACGATGTTACCGGATTGTCCCTTCCGGAAGAAGAAATGATCGATACAACTCCTGAAGGGACTATAAGCTGTAAGTTCTGGGGCCTGGGTTCGGATGGTACGGTCGGTGCAAATAAAAGTGCAATAAAAATAATTGGAGATAACACAGAGCTTTATGTGCAGGGGTATTTCTCTTATGACAGTAAGAAGTCCGGAGGAACAACAATTTCGCATTTGCGCTTTGGCAAAAAGCCTATAAAGTCACCATATTTAATATATAGGGCAGATTATATTGCATGTCACAATAAGGCTTTCATTTATCACTACGATATACTGAAAGGACTAAGGGAAAATGGTACTTTTGTGCTTAATTGCCCCTGGAAACCGGAAGATTTGGATGAGAAACTACCTGCTTCCATGAAAAGATATATAGCCCGGAATAATATCAATTTTTATGTAATTGATGCTATAACCATTGCTTCAGAGATAGGTCTTGGAAACAGAATTAATATGATAATGCAGGCTGCATTTTTCAAATTGGCTAAAATAATACCATTAGAAGATGCTGTGAGATTTCTTAAGGAATCTATCGAGAAAACCTACGGCAGGAAAGGAAAGGATATTGTGGATATGAATAAAGCTGCGGTGGATAGGGGAATAGAGGCATTGGTAAAAGTTAACGTACCGCCTGAATGGGTCAAAGCTTCCGATGACAGCCCAAATGAAGCGATGGGTGTAGGAAGAAATGTAACCCGGGTTGAGCCTGATTTTGTTAAAAACATACAGAGGCCTATTGCAAGGCATGAAGGGGATGAACTTCCTGTAAGTGCTTTTAAAGGAATGGAGGATGGTTCTTACCCGTTAGGTACTACTGCCTATGAGAAAAGGGGTATAGCTGTAATGCTGCCACAGTGGCAAATGGAAAAATGTATACAATGCAACCGCTGTTCCTATGTATGCCCGCATGCGACAATAAGGCCGTTTTTGCTTGATGAAGAAGAAGTAAAGAATGCTCCTGACGGATTTAAAACACTAAAGGCAATGGGAAAAGGCCTGGAAAGGTATAACTACCGTATTCAGGTTTCTCCTCTTGACTGTACGGGCTGTGGAAACTGCGCCGATGTATGTCCTGCAAAAGGCAAAGCATTGATAATGAAGCCGGCTGAAGAAGAAATAGAGAATCAGAAGACTAACTGGGAATATGCCATGACCATCACAGAGAAAAAAGATTTGATGGAATTGGAAACATTAAAGGGCAGTCAGTTTGCAAGGCCGCTCCTTGAATTTAACGGAGCATGCCCGGGCTGTGGAGAAACACCTTATATAAAGCTGCTTACCCAGTTATTTGGAGACAGAATGATAATAGCAAATGCTACCGGCTGCTCATCAATATGGGGGGCCAGTGCTCCATCCATAGCTTATACTACCAATGCTGAAGGGAAAGGTCCTGCCTGGGCCAACTCCCTTTTTGAGGATAATGCTGAATACGGCTATGGTATGTATTTAGGGGTTAAACAAATAAGAGAAAAACTGGCAAGTTTAATGGAGCAGGTAGTCAATGACCGTGGTCGGGTAAATGCCGGAATAAAAGATGAGGAAAGTCCGGCAAGCAGCGCACAGATTACAGAAGAATTGAAACAGGCTTTCAGGGAATGGGTTAACAGTAAAGACGACGGTAAAGCCTCGAAAATTGCATCGGACAAAATACTGAAAATACTAAAGAATTATAATTACAGCGACAATAGAATTATCGAAGAAATTATGGAGAAGAAAGACTTCCTCGTAAAACCATCAGTATGGATTATTGGAGGGGACGGCTGGGCATATGATATAGGCTTTGGCGGAGTAGACCATGTACTTGCTTTGGGAGAAAACGTGAATCTTTTTGTTATGGATACGGAAGTATATTCAAATACAGGCGGACAATCTTCAAAAGCCACACCAGCGGCAGCAGTGGCGAAATTTGCATCGGCAGGTAAAAAAACTGCTAAAAAAGATTTGGGGCTCATGGCAATAACCTACGGCCATGTTTACGTAGCCCAAATATCAATGGGTGCCGATATGAACCAGACGATAAAGGCTATTGTCGAAGCTGAAAATTATAACGGGCCGTCACTAATAATCGCTTATTCTCCTTGTATAAATCATGGAATAAAAACAGGCATGGGCACCAGCATTATGGAAGAAAGAAAAGCAGTTGAGGCCGGTTACTGGCATTTATACAGGTATAATCCGGAATTGAAAAAACAAGGGAAAAATCCGTTTATTTTAGATTCCCGGGAACCTAAATCTTCTTTTAAAGATTTTATAAAGGGAGAAATACGTTATTCCCAATTAATGAATACTTTCCCGGATATTGCAGGTGAAATGTATGAACTGGCAGAACAAAACGCCAGGGAGAGGTATGAGATGTATAGACAATTGGCAGACCGGGATTGA
- a CDS encoding DUF3787 domain-containing protein produces MLNKPDEKQFAQKLNKAPIEKHETAAWANIMKTKPVSRVTVPGEFHVENAKEYVEENQK; encoded by the coding sequence ATGCTAAATAAGCCGGATGAAAAACAGTTCGCACAAAAGCTTAATAAAGCCCCAATCGAAAAACATGAAACTGCTGCATGGGCAAATATCATGAAAACTAAACCTGTTTCAAGAGTAACAGTTCCAGGGGAATTTCATGTTGAAAATGCCAAAGAATACGTGGAAGAAAATCAAAAATAA